One Citricoccus sp. K5 DNA window includes the following coding sequences:
- a CDS encoding CaiB/BaiF CoA-transferase family protein, with the protein MGHAAKRRGVMVGPLNGIRVVEFAGVGPTPFTAMLLSDLGAEVIRVDRLPPTNGSAPDDLGRMTADALGRGRKSIAVDLKSSDGLGTVLTLLNGADGLVEGFRPGVMERLGLGPEACHTQNPRLVYGRMTGWGQDGEMSQRAGHDLNYIALAGVLDHIGEPDRPPTVPLNLIGDFGGGGLLLAFGMVSAMLEAKTSGKGQVVDASMAEGSALLMTMMYELSGRGLWNHNRAANMNDGGAHFYSVYATADDKHVAVAAMEPKFYADLLDCLGLDARALPDQWDREGWPALRSVFADVFRTRTRDEWSALLEGTDSCVTPVLSMRESPHHPHNISRNAFVEVDGITQPAPAPRFSRTSAQVQRGLAAPGQHTVELLRNAGFGDEKIETLLKNGTLAISDEGARP; encoded by the coding sequence GTGGGCCATGCCGCGAAAAGAAGGGGTGTGATGGTGGGACCGTTGAATGGGATTCGGGTCGTTGAGTTCGCCGGTGTCGGTCCAACGCCGTTCACGGCGATGCTGTTGAGCGACCTCGGCGCCGAGGTAATCCGGGTGGATCGGCTGCCACCCACGAACGGTTCGGCGCCGGATGATCTGGGTCGGATGACCGCAGACGCTTTGGGTCGGGGGCGAAAATCCATTGCAGTGGATTTGAAGTCGTCGGACGGGCTGGGGACGGTACTGACACTTCTGAACGGTGCCGACGGCCTCGTCGAGGGATTCCGCCCCGGTGTGATGGAACGCCTCGGACTGGGCCCTGAGGCGTGTCACACCCAGAATCCGCGCCTAGTCTACGGGCGCATGACGGGCTGGGGACAGGACGGTGAGATGTCTCAGCGCGCCGGCCACGACCTCAACTACATCGCACTCGCCGGCGTCCTCGATCACATCGGTGAGCCGGACCGCCCGCCGACAGTGCCACTCAATCTCATCGGCGATTTCGGCGGTGGCGGACTATTACTGGCCTTCGGTATGGTCTCGGCGATGCTGGAGGCGAAGACCTCAGGGAAGGGGCAGGTCGTCGACGCGTCTATGGCGGAAGGGTCCGCACTGTTGATGACGATGATGTACGAACTGTCCGGGCGCGGCCTGTGGAACCACAATCGTGCAGCCAATATGAACGACGGAGGCGCGCATTTCTACAGCGTGTACGCCACCGCGGACGATAAGCATGTGGCGGTTGCGGCGATGGAGCCGAAGTTCTATGCCGATCTGCTCGACTGCCTCGGCCTCGACGCGCGCGCACTACCCGACCAGTGGGACCGCGAGGGCTGGCCGGCCCTGCGGTCAGTGTTTGCCGACGTGTTCCGTACGCGCACCCGTGACGAGTGGTCCGCGCTACTGGAAGGGACCGACTCGTGCGTCACGCCGGTGCTGTCGATGCGAGAGTCACCGCATCACCCGCACAATATCTCGCGCAACGCCTTCGTCGAGGTAGACGGCATCACCCAGCCGGCACCGGCCCCCCGTTTCAGCCGAACATCGGCGCAGGTACAACGCGGTTTGGCAGCTCCCGGACAGCACACGGTCGAGTTGCTCCGCAATGCAGGATTCGGTGATGAGAAGATCGAGACGTTGCTCAAAAACGGAACGCTAGCAATATCGGACGAGGGGGCCAGACCATGA
- a CDS encoding IclR family transcriptional regulator — protein sequence MKPDRFLRTFDVLDALADAAEGMRLTELSQAVNAPVSSMHNLLQTMLAAELITATEDLRYMVGPRAITVSIKVMNSLEIRTVGRRHLELLAKTLGNDVYLAVRVGNRIVYVERFRGSQPVSVNIRIGDSLALHATAAGKLYAAYDDDLRERAMGRVQMQLTPSTITDPAELSAELDRIRQQELSLSREEGAPGIFGLAVPVHDAEGGIMAAIHVSALSAGLDADREAELIKSTQQSAMNIESDLGVRYRAGAPLTATGHDARN from the coding sequence ATGAAGCCGGATCGGTTCCTGCGGACGTTCGACGTCCTCGATGCGCTTGCCGATGCGGCGGAGGGCATGCGGCTGACCGAGCTGAGCCAGGCAGTCAATGCCCCGGTCAGCAGTATGCATAACCTGCTGCAGACGATGCTGGCCGCCGAGCTGATCACCGCCACCGAGGACTTGCGGTACATGGTGGGTCCTCGGGCGATCACCGTCAGCATCAAGGTGATGAACTCCCTAGAAATCCGTACCGTTGGCCGGCGCCATTTGGAGCTGCTGGCCAAGACTCTGGGCAACGATGTTTATCTCGCTGTCAGAGTCGGTAATCGGATCGTCTACGTCGAGCGATTCCGTGGCAGTCAACCGGTTTCAGTTAATATCCGGATCGGTGATTCGTTGGCGCTGCATGCGACAGCGGCCGGCAAGCTTTACGCCGCCTATGACGATGATCTGCGGGAGCGGGCCATGGGGCGGGTCCAGATGCAGCTAACGCCGTCCACGATCACTGATCCGGCGGAATTGAGCGCAGAACTTGACCGGATCCGTCAGCAGGAACTGTCCTTGAGCCGGGAAGAAGGCGCGCCGGGAATCTTCGGGCTCGCGGTGCCCGTCCACGACGCGGAAGGCGGGATTATGGCAGCGATTCACGTCTCCGCCCTCAGCGCGGGCTTGGACGCCGACCGGGAAGCCGAACTGATCAAGTCCACACAGCAGAGCGCCATGAACATCGAAAGCGACTTGGGAGTCCGCTACCGGGCCGGTGCCCCCTTGACTGCCACGGGCCATGATGCCCGAAACTAG
- a CDS encoding phosphotransferase family protein has product MTAPAEVGSRLDGFFRNRLNGADPQVNGLQRIGVGRSRDNWKFELTLQRDSAEQTEPLILRTDPPGGLVETDRQVEFTVLGLLEKSDLPTPAARWIDADGTWLGRPSLIMQQCPGDCDYRVLSDPGRTTAEKRELAEKFCELLVQVHAVDWQSLGLETVLHNDAGYGAAAELAAWVRILRQDQLEPLPELDFAIDYLTRSAPRPSRTTLVHADFKPGNILLEGQDITALLDWELAHLGDPLEDLGWVTQPLRRVEHLIDGSWEADDLISHYEHVSGHTIDRASLRWWQAFSTFKTAVMQVSGLRSFLEGRSDEPFRPTRRVLTTLLDHAMEDLS; this is encoded by the coding sequence ATGACAGCACCAGCCGAGGTAGGATCCCGGCTCGACGGGTTCTTCCGCAACAGACTCAACGGCGCCGATCCGCAGGTGAACGGCCTGCAACGCATCGGTGTCGGTAGATCACGGGACAACTGGAAGTTCGAGCTGACGCTCCAGCGTGATAGTGCCGAACAGACTGAGCCATTGATCCTTCGCACCGATCCTCCCGGAGGGCTGGTCGAAACTGACCGCCAGGTCGAGTTCACAGTGCTGGGGCTGCTGGAAAAGAGCGATTTACCCACGCCGGCGGCCCGGTGGATCGATGCCGATGGCACCTGGCTCGGACGCCCGTCACTGATCATGCAGCAGTGCCCGGGCGATTGCGACTACCGCGTACTGTCCGATCCGGGACGCACCACCGCAGAGAAGAGGGAACTCGCCGAAAAGTTCTGCGAACTATTGGTGCAGGTACACGCCGTCGACTGGCAATCACTCGGGCTAGAGACCGTCCTGCACAATGACGCGGGATACGGTGCAGCGGCCGAGCTCGCCGCCTGGGTACGTATCCTCAGGCAGGATCAGCTTGAGCCACTTCCGGAGTTGGACTTCGCGATCGACTACCTGACGCGGTCGGCACCGAGGCCCAGCCGGACCACCTTGGTCCATGCCGACTTCAAACCCGGAAATATCCTGCTCGAGGGCCAGGACATCACCGCACTCCTGGACTGGGAACTCGCCCACCTCGGCGATCCACTCGAAGACCTCGGCTGGGTTACCCAGCCGTTGCGCCGTGTCGAGCACCTCATCGACGGCAGCTGGGAGGCCGACGATCTGATCTCCCACTATGAACACGTATCGGGGCACACCATTGACCGGGCGAGTCTTCGCTGGTGGCAAGCATTCTCAACGTTCAAGACTGCTGTGATGCAGGTCAGTGGCCTGCGATCGTTCCTAGAAGGCCGCAGTGACGAACCGTTCCGGCCGACCCGGCGCGTCCTGACCACGTTGCTCGACCACGCGATGGAGGACCTCTCATGA
- a CDS encoding acetyl-CoA hydrolase/transferase family protein produces MNSDWITTHIHCGDLVVVAQGVGEPTGLLNQLLAADLPEVEIFVGLSHSDALTGSSPARPLISFGAMGPLRKLATVGQVQVIPCAFTDLTRVLPLRVKGNLVVVLQVGPADHDGNHSPGISLDYTYELLDRADVVVAEVNAAVPTTTAPTIPADSFDAVVHTRRPLPTVPPSAVAEEHQRIAHHAARLIPDGATIQLGIGSIPGILGKTLGTRRDLRVRSTLIGDWLLDLHTAGALSDEPDAVVLSEAAGSEDLYHLVSDSDFLLRPISEVVAPAAAGSIPKYFAINSALQVDLSGQVNAEETDSGYIGGIGGQTEFFRAAQRSPGGASIVVLPATAHGGSSSRIVSRLTPATVTTPRSGIDYIVTEFGVADLRGRTLPERAEAIAAVAAPQHRQQLLEQNGYDR; encoded by the coding sequence ATGAACTCCGACTGGATCACAACGCATATCCACTGCGGCGACTTGGTCGTCGTGGCGCAAGGTGTCGGAGAACCGACCGGATTACTCAATCAGCTCCTGGCCGCTGATCTCCCTGAAGTGGAAATCTTCGTCGGTCTCAGCCACAGCGACGCGCTCACCGGCAGCTCACCGGCGCGCCCCTTGATTTCCTTCGGCGCGATGGGGCCCCTGCGCAAACTCGCCACGGTCGGGCAGGTCCAGGTGATCCCATGCGCGTTCACCGACCTGACCCGGGTGTTGCCACTGCGCGTCAAAGGAAATCTCGTCGTCGTCCTCCAGGTAGGACCTGCCGACCACGACGGCAATCACAGCCCCGGGATATCACTGGACTACACCTACGAACTCCTCGACCGCGCCGATGTGGTGGTGGCCGAGGTGAATGCGGCGGTGCCGACCACAACGGCACCGACAATTCCGGCCGACAGCTTTGACGCGGTGGTCCACACGAGACGACCTCTGCCCACCGTACCGCCATCGGCAGTAGCCGAGGAACACCAGCGAATCGCGCACCACGCCGCTCGACTCATTCCTGACGGCGCCACAATCCAGCTCGGAATCGGCTCTATTCCCGGGATATTGGGTAAGACACTGGGAACCCGACGCGACCTCAGAGTCCGCTCAACCCTCATCGGCGATTGGCTGCTCGATCTGCATACTGCCGGGGCTCTGAGCGACGAGCCCGATGCGGTCGTCCTGAGCGAAGCTGCCGGGTCTGAGGACTTGTACCACTTGGTATCCGACTCAGACTTTCTGCTGCGCCCGATCTCCGAGGTGGTGGCGCCGGCGGCAGCCGGGTCCATCCCCAAGTACTTCGCGATTAACTCCGCATTGCAAGTCGATCTCTCCGGACAGGTCAACGCCGAGGAAACGGACAGCGGATACATCGGAGGGATCGGCGGCCAGACCGAGTTCTTCCGAGCCGCGCAACGCTCTCCCGGAGGAGCGTCTATCGTCGTGCTCCCGGCCACAGCACACGGTGGTTCGAGCTCACGCATCGTGTCCCGACTGACACCGGCGACAGTGACGACCCCGCGGTCAGGAATCGACTACATAGTCACGGAATTTGGCGTCGCCGACCTACGCGGACGAACCCTGCCAGAACGCGCCGAGGCGATCGCCGCGGTCGCCGCACCACAGCATCGACAACAGCTTCTCGAGCAGAATGGATACGACAGATGA
- a CDS encoding AMP-binding enzyme, producing MVARPESVDLSRLVDSHATRSPSASALVVGAPRPTFVEVSVAFVVTQSGSDPGVLTDHCVARLAGFKVPRLIVFVTELPQTVTGKAQRRRLRALAEERVREQLFKDRMAKI from the coding sequence GTGGTTGCGCGACCGGAATCTGTTGACCTCTCACGGCTGGTCGATAGCCATGCGACCAGGTCGCCCTCGGCGAGTGCGCTGGTGGTCGGCGCGCCGCGTCCGACTTTCGTGGAGGTGTCGGTGGCTTTCGTTGTCACACAGTCGGGCTCCGATCCCGGAGTCCTCACCGATCACTGCGTCGCTCGCCTCGCGGGGTTCAAGGTTCCCCGACTCATCGTGTTCGTTACGGAACTTCCGCAGACGGTTACCGGTAAGGCCCAACGCCGAAGACTACGCGCATTGGCTGAGGAGCGCGTCAGAGAACAACTGTTCAAGGATCGGATGGCCAAGATATGA
- a CDS encoding alpha/beta hydrolase, with the protein MMPETSHPGLPDEWRINPEMRKPLAGFRKALGPRGFGGIDDLNERRRVYERLGQKANARAPEAAVTRRDIVLDTDPPVPARIYQPLRDRGGGALLYIHGGGMIMGSIEAEDAHAAELAAQAGVTTVSINYRLAPEHPYPAGLDDCNAALSWLVGAASELDIQPDRIAVYGVSGGGGLAAALALRWRHQPEPPLSLLMLAAPMLDDRTVTQGPQPAVGIWNSEHNAEAWRHILGGNGAELPVPADAAAARATSLHEMPPTYLDVGSLDLFLGEDLRFAEALASAGVPLELHVYPGVYHGFDQMAPDAAWTRLAWERRVDALRRVVRSV; encoded by the coding sequence ATGATGCCCGAAACTAGCCATCCCGGATTGCCCGACGAATGGCGGATCAACCCCGAGATGCGCAAACCACTGGCCGGATTTCGGAAGGCCCTGGGGCCGCGGGGTTTCGGCGGGATCGACGATCTGAACGAGCGGCGCCGGGTGTATGAGCGACTTGGCCAAAAGGCGAACGCCCGTGCCCCCGAAGCGGCGGTCACCAGACGGGATATCGTCCTCGATACTGATCCGCCGGTTCCCGCCCGAATCTATCAACCGCTGAGGGATCGTGGTGGGGGAGCCCTGCTCTACATCCACGGTGGCGGCATGATCATGGGCAGCATTGAGGCTGAGGACGCCCACGCAGCCGAACTGGCGGCGCAGGCGGGTGTCACCACCGTCTCGATCAACTACCGCCTCGCGCCGGAACATCCTTACCCGGCCGGGCTGGACGACTGCAATGCCGCTCTGTCTTGGTTGGTCGGGGCAGCAAGCGAATTAGATATCCAGCCCGACCGGATCGCCGTCTACGGGGTCAGCGGAGGCGGTGGCCTGGCGGCCGCCCTCGCGCTGCGCTGGCGACACCAGCCGGAGCCTCCACTGTCGCTGCTGATGCTCGCAGCGCCCATGCTCGACGATCGGACCGTGACCCAGGGACCCCAACCTGCCGTGGGAATCTGGAACAGCGAACATAACGCTGAAGCGTGGCGACATATCCTCGGTGGCAACGGTGCAGAGCTGCCGGTGCCAGCGGATGCCGCGGCAGCTCGCGCGACAAGCCTGCACGAGATGCCGCCCACCTATCTGGATGTGGGGTCCCTCGACCTGTTTCTCGGCGAGGATCTGCGCTTCGCCGAGGCGCTGGCCTCAGCCGGCGTGCCGCTGGAACTGCATGTCTATCCGGGTGTCTACCACGGGTTCGACCAGATGGCGCCGGATGCCGCGTGGACCCGACTGGCCTGGGAGCGGCGTGTCGACGCGCTGCGACGGGTGGTGCGCTCCGTATAA
- a CDS encoding cyclase family protein, which produces MTNNWGRWGVDDEIGALNLVTPEVTCRAAALVSTGQTMSLAQPLGPSSDVPGHRHRPSRFMDRDAGDYALGARTVGGFKFAEDTVQFPTHSGTHVDALAHAWAGDELYNGHSASNTRSTRGAQRCGAEKLIPVATRGVLVDLVQSAGGPLAPTVEVTPSDLERGIAESGVEIRAGDAVLVRTGWWESKGATSNYYANEPGIGEAGARWLAERDVALVGSDNYAIEQQAEQPGFPAHLILLHQHGVPLIENLELTGLAATLHDLGRSTFLLVFAPIPLSGSTGAPVTPVAVL; this is translated from the coding sequence ATGACCAACAACTGGGGCCGCTGGGGCGTCGATGATGAGATCGGGGCCCTGAACCTCGTCACCCCCGAAGTCACCTGCCGGGCTGCTGCCCTGGTGAGCACCGGGCAAACGATGTCCCTGGCTCAACCCCTGGGACCGAGTAGTGACGTACCGGGTCACCGGCACCGGCCGTCACGCTTCATGGATCGTGATGCCGGCGACTACGCTCTCGGCGCTCGTACTGTTGGTGGGTTCAAATTCGCCGAGGACACCGTACAGTTCCCCACCCACAGCGGTACTCACGTCGATGCTCTGGCCCACGCCTGGGCAGGAGATGAACTGTACAACGGGCACTCGGCGTCCAACACGCGCAGCACGCGGGGCGCCCAGCGGTGCGGTGCCGAGAAACTGATCCCGGTGGCCACCCGCGGCGTACTCGTCGATCTGGTCCAGTCAGCCGGCGGCCCGCTCGCCCCCACGGTCGAAGTCACCCCGTCTGATCTGGAACGGGGCATCGCTGAATCCGGTGTGGAGATTCGTGCCGGTGATGCCGTGCTCGTTCGGACCGGTTGGTGGGAATCGAAAGGCGCAACGAGCAACTACTACGCAAATGAACCCGGTATTGGCGAGGCGGGCGCCCGTTGGCTTGCCGAACGCGACGTCGCACTGGTCGGTTCCGACAACTACGCCATCGAACAGCAGGCCGAGCAGCCTGGCTTCCCGGCTCATCTCATCCTTCTCCACCAACATGGGGTGCCCTTGATCGAGAATCTGGAACTGACGGGCCTCGCAGCCACACTGCACGACCTCGGCCGCTCCACTTTCTTGCTGGTGTTCGCGCCCATCCCCCTGTCTGGCTCCACCGGTGCGCCGGTCACGCCCGTGGCCGTCCTATGA